The DNA region AAACTTTTTTGAATTGATTTACTGATGGTGTTGGAGTTAACTTAATTTTTGTAAATCGGGATCTTAACACTGGCTTGTGTTTCAATATCTAATATGTACAGAACCATCAATCAGTATGGACGACTTCGACATTGAACTTGATGAGATGGAATTAGTAGCAGTAGCTGCAGGTTACCATTATTATAATAGCCTTATGAAGCAGCCAGCTCGCAGCTTGTCACCAAAAGGATTTTTCATGGCCGAGCTACTGAGTGGCCCTGATGATTTATGGCGGGAAATGTATAGGATGGACAAACATGTCTTTCATAAATTGAGCGACACTCTTCGACAGAGAGACATGCTGCGTGACACACCTGGTGTCGTGATAGAGGAACAATTGGCTATATTCCTGAATATTGTTGGTCACAATGAGCGTAACCGAGTAATACAAGAACGGTATCAGCATTCTGGAGAGACAATTAGTAGGCATTTTAATAATGTACTGAAAGCAATTAAGTCTCTGTCAAGTGAGTTCCTCCAACCACCATCTCTCACTACCCCAACAGAGATCCACAAAAGCAATAGATTATACCCGTACTTTGAGGTGATCTTTGAATCATATACTACTTTAATTGTTCATATTGGTTTTATAGTCTTATGTTACTATTTCCTTCTGTATTAGGACTGCATTGGAGTTATAGATGGAATGCATATTCCCGCACATGTTCCAGCGAAAGATCAGTCCAGATTTCGCAACAGAAGAGGCGTTTTATCACAAAATGTCTTGGTAGCCTGTACATTTGATCTCCAGTTCATATTTGTGTATCCTGGCTGGGAAGGCTCTGCTGCAGATTCACGTGTGCTAAGAGCCGTTCTCAGTGATCCGGATCAGAACTTCCCCAAAGTTCCCGAAGGTGGATCCTTTAACAATTGAGCTTTCTAAGTAGTCTGTTTCTTTCTTCAACTCCAACCATATCATATTATATTACAGGTAAATATTACCTTGTTGATATGGGATACGATAACATGGATGGATTTATGGCTCCATACAAAGGAGTCCGCTATCACCTTCACGAATATCGAGGTGCTAATCTCTTACCTAGGAATGCTAAAGAACTATTCAATCACCGCCATGCATCTGTAAGCAACGCGATCAGGAGATCTTGCAGTGTTCTAAAGGAAAGATTCCCGATTCTCAAACTTGCCCCTCAATACGCTTTCCACATACAGAGGGACATTGTTATAGCTGCATGCGTGATACACAATCATATCCGGCGCGAGGAGGAGAACGATTGGTTGTTCCATAGCAATGAAATCCCGGCCGATGAGTCCCCTGATCTCGACGAACAGCCTGATCTGCAATCGCCTTTCTCCGTTCACGAGCAGATGGCATCAGAACGACGAGACACAATTGCTGGAATGATGTGGAATGACTTTATGAATAAGTGTGACGAGTGGTGACGAGCAGCAGATGGTGTGTTGGAAAGTGATGTTCAATCCCAGCCCATGTTCATAGCAGAGGTATGTTAAAAATTTGTAGTAGATCAGTGATGATTGCTTTTCAGTTATGGTTTTGAGAGTTTTTCAGTGTTTAAAGTTGCATATTGCTTAAGGTGGAATTTactttctctttcttcttttgttcaGGAAGATGCTACACTTAGATAGATGCCCATCCACTTTATATGCATCTGAACTTTGTTTCTTTATACTGATAGAGTAATCTATTTATCTCTTTTCATGGGGTAGTCTTGCGTGAGACGGGTCAAGATTCGGATTTGAGCTCGCGTTTCAACATGTTTGTATGTGCGAACATTGTCGGATATGTGTTTGAATCTGGATCTGAACTTATCATGGTGAAACGGTCTCACCTGAGTTTGTTTTTAGTTATTCGTCAAGTCATGATtgatcatatactccctccgtcattGGTGAGACagtctcattttatcattttgatctGCCCGTAATGAATTGTCTCATATCACTTTTATAATAGCGCATATTATAAAGTGAGATCTGctgccaaaaaaaataaaacatttattgGCTGACTCAGGGTGTAATTTAATAACTGAATTGGGctttgagaaagaaagaaaaagagttTGTGCTAAGAAAGAAGATATTTCGATCTTTCTTTGCTGCCCTagtattaaatttcaaatttgaacATGTTGTGTTACTTATTTAAGATTTCAAATTTGAACATGTTATGTTGCTTATTTaagatttcaaattttcacTCATCCAAAgtgaaatattattttcaagATCCAATGATATTTCATTAAAGCTTGAAAAGCTACCTATCTAGCATAATTTTATCCTTCTAAAGCAACGTTTTACCTTTCTCTCTTTTAGGCTATTTTGAACCTGGTTTTGAATCACAGTTTGAATGTCGATGCCATCACATAATAATATTGGAGTACTACTATTTGAGTTATAACTGTAACATAATTTAAAGTTAATGTGGTTTATAAGGTTTACTTTTTTTTGCATGGATTGATTGATCGGTCCGGCAACTTCATTTATAGTATTGAACAATTATCGTAATAATTAAAGAGAATTTAATGTTCGGacataattcatttttttatgtaaGGCGATAGAGTTAGGTCCTCccaatttatctttatttttgtataaattACAACTTGTTaaattcaaacaaaatttgAATCGAAAAAGTTACTCCCTTGCTAAGATGTAGTAATACGATTAGTATTTTTCTACTGGAATAATATGCTACATGGATAGTATAATTAGTATTAGGTGGTTCAATTTCAATAGCacgtttatttttaatttttttaatactcgAAAGGACGTTATTGCGTTAATATATCATACTGTTATTGTTTATTTGGTCTCAATTTTgtaaacaataattaaaaatataatcttCTCATTAATcttgattaatttaaaattgttaaATGGTGCAACGACCACTGGCTGGTAGAGTTCGGTTTGAGGGTAATCATCAACTGCTTAACCTTTTAATCCCCTTTTCTACGAAAAGTCAAACATGTCTTTATAAATTAATCATTCAGTTTACatttttcaatatatattttaaattattaattttaaaataaactaaCATTTTATTGGATGACTTGACTTGTCGAATGTTAATCGTATTGCTGATTGAAATTAAAGAGAAAATTTCCAACATAATAATATACTGTGTTCATCAACGAATTATACgttaattttaattaagaaCAGTGAATTTTGTAAGAGAAAATGACAATATACTTCAGTTTCAATTGCAAAAAAATTTTATACAATTAATTATTAACTTTTAAACACGTTGTTCTAATTTGTAAATACAATATACAAATATGGATAGTTAATTTATTAGCAATTTCGCCTTaccaaaaattattaaaaaaagattaATTACCACCGAAAGTGGGCCCCGGAATTCATGTGGTTTGAATATGCCTCCGTTGATACCGGCATACGATGCCGTTTCACTCCCCAACTCCATCTCTCACGTGGCCACGTGCTCATCTCCCAGGCTTTTTCAAATTAAAGAAAGGGCATAATAGTCCTTTCACTCTTTCTCCTCTCCGGGAAGGTCCGAACCAATTATAACGTTCACGCTCATCTTCACCGCGCTTCAGTTCactgtgtgtgtgagtgtgtgtgtatatatacatacatatatatatatatagagagagagagagagaaagagggagggagaaggagagacTGATGCTATACGAAGCGTAGGAGCACTTCAGCTTGCGATATTTCCAGTTAGTTTGTTGGAATAAGGCTAGCgcgtggggtggggtggggtggggtggggaaGGGTTAAGAGTTTCGACGAATTTTGCTGTTGCATTAAGTAATCGGTAATTTTCTTCGTCTTTTCGTATTTGTCTTCTTTTTTCTGCGTTGATTAGTATAGTATCCACTTTATTCGACGCGTAAAGTGACAATTCAAGTGTCGTTGCACTTCTTCAAGTTCACGCTTCAATCACTCATTTCTAAGAATTTTATTGAGCTTTCTTCAGCTCGATTTTTGGGGATAGGAGTGATTTTAGCTGGATCCGTACATTTGTTTCTAAAATGTGATTGAATTTAATGCTTGCAGTTGCAGTGGTTTGTGAGTAAATTCGGCAcgttatttttgttaaaaactTTTTCATCTACAGTTACTTTGGAGTTATGATTCATGATATCGTGATCAAATCTATAGATGCAGTTTTTTTTCATGTATTATCTAGGTGGATTCTACCCTTATATGGAGCTGTTCGGGTTTTTGATGAGATTTTTTAATCCAATTATTTGTTGTTGGAATTGCAGAAGAAGGAGCTTCCACACAATTGCAAAGGTCTAGTTTAAATCGGGTAAATAGGAAGTACTATCGTGTTCTTCAGGTGAATCATCTATCGATCTCTCTGTAAACGCATGAAATTGtgttagtagtattttttttatgtatgtatatacATATGTGTGGGTGGTGGGGGTAGGGGTCCACTATTCATGTTTTCACCGGTCTTTTGTTTCAAAGTTATTCTGACAAGCACATCTAGTATAATCATTTCTTGGAGTTGAAGCATAGTTGATGTCCCCATTAAGCAACGCTATCTAATCTTAAGTTCTTTTCTGGCTTTGAAAAAAATGGAATTTTAGATTTCTGTTGGAAGAAAAGGTTGGAAGACAAACATTAAGCAAGGTGGTTAATTACAACTAACGCATGAATGATTTGATTTTGGTTTAATCAATATTATATTAGTTGCTGAAACCTTTCTAAATTTGCTTTCCTTCTTGTAGACAAACAATGTTGGACTACTCATCTGGTATTTTATTTCTATAGGGAGTGCGACTGACAGTGCTGTCTGATTACAGTATATTGCCATGTTTGGTTGTAAGGATGGTGCAAGAAGCAAGATCGTGCTGATTTCTTCCCCATTTGGATTTCTGGTGGAGTTATCACCATGCGTATTTAGTCCTTAATACAACAAAGGGTGGATTTGAGGAGATTAGTGTAGTAAATGGGAGCTATGGGAGGCGACGACTTGATTGATTGGGAGAAGATGCAAGAGCTGGGAAATGGAACAGAAGAGAAGATTTTGGTTTTGGTGAGATTAAGGCCATTGAATGAGAAGGAGATTGCTCAGAATGACGTTGCTGATTGGGAATGCATCAACTCGACCACCATTTTGTACCGGAACAGCCTCCAGGAGAGGTCAGGACTCCCGACAGCTTATTCATTTGGTAAGTCTTACATGCTAGTTTTCTAGTTGAGGAGGAGAGTTTTGGCCAGTGAGTATAATGTTGAcccataatttttccctgctAATCTTAAGGCATATACATGACACTCGCTTCCCCTGTTTTATTAAAGCTGTTCATGTTTGTGTGTGCAGACAGAGTATTTAGGGGTGACTGCAAAACAAGAGAAGTTTATGATGAAGAGATAAAGGATATTGCACTCTCTGTTGTTGGTGGCATCAACTGTAAGAATTTGCTTGAAACTTAATTGAATGATACTTCCCAGTTTTTGATCTACTTATTAAGCGACAAGTGGCATCTCAACTAattcataaaatattaaaatgtacTGGCATTTCTCTACTGCAATGGTATGGAACTCTTGGATTCCTTAGTTAGATTGCGGTTAGGGGTGGCAAAATGGGTGACGGGTAACGGGTAATTCCCATTTCGACCCGATACCCGCCGGGTATTGGGTACCCGCTACCTGGCGATAACGGGAAACAGGGCGGGATAGGGTAGTATGTTTTAGAGTTTTGCGGGTAGCGGGTAGGAAACTGGGCGGGATCGGGTAGTATGTTTTAGAGTTTTGTGGGTAGCGGGAATACCCGCAACCCGCACGGGTATACCCGTTAGTCCCGATAATAccaatattattagtattagctATATACAATCTTTTAATACTTTATGGAATCTAAGTGTTTTAAGAGATCTTTTGAAACATTTTTATATTCCAACGAATATTTAGTTGAAAACTCACCGGAACTAGCTATAGAGTTTCCTCTCACTTTTATTCCTAATCTATTCAAACTTACCATCAAAATTAATACAGTAAATTAATTAGGAAACATTGTCGGCTATTAGGGttttcaaattttctattttagttaattagtagtaacaaatattttatgtcccataaatttattttcttataaattaatttttgggTCGGGTACGGGATACTCGACACGGGTATCGGGTAATCCCGATATGTTGCGGGGCGGGTATTGGGACAACAAATTTGGCTGAAatcgggtacgggtacccgcgGATAACCCGTTTCACCACCCCTAATTGCGGTACAGCCTGCTTCTCACATGCAATTTTTTTGCTGCTCCTGGAGCTAGTCTTTTTGTCAGGTGGAACTAACGCAATTTGCATAATGTATCAGCTACTATTTTTGCATATGGTCAAACAAGCAGTGGAAAGACCTACACTATGAATGGTATTACTGAGTATACAGTTGCTGATATTTATGAATATATGAAAATGGTAATTTGATTCTAACTTAGTCCTCAATATTGTCATGTATTTGTATTCTTTTTCTACACCAAGAAAATCTTTATTCCTTCAACATGTGGAACGTATTTATTTCTTGGAAGTAATCTTTTCTCCTCACTTTTTCTCCCTCAGCATGATGAAAGAGCATTTGCTTTGAAGTTTTCTGCAATGGAGATCTATAATGAAGTTGTTAGAGACCTCCTTAGCTCAGATAATAATCAACTGCGGCTACTTGATGATCCAGAAGTGAGTTTTGAGTTTAATAGTTTCCTCTGATTAGTGCTTCGGTGTAGCTTTGTTTATTTCTCCTATTTGTGTAGAAAGGAATGATTATAGAGAAACTCACAGAAGAAACTTTGAGGGACTGGAATCACCTCAAGGAGTTGTTGTCCATTTGTGAAGGTTGGGATATTTTCCTTTTGAATATGAGGTCTCTAATTCCACCATTGGGTAACTAAAAATTCAACATTATAAGTCACAACCATGTTTCTTACGCATCTCTTTCAACTTCATAGCTCAAAGACAAATTGGGGAGACCTCATTGAATGAGAAAAGCTCAAGGTCCCATCAAATCCTTAGATTGGTTAGCTCCCTTCTCATTCATTCTTCATTATTTGGTATAACATCTCATATGAATTTCTtagttttttttactttaacCAATTAAAGTCTAATGGATGCCTCTTTTTAATTTGACCACTCCAGACGATTGAAAGTTCTGCTCGTGAATTTATTGGGAAGAGCAACTCAACCACCCTTGCTGCTAGTGTGGTGGAGCTGAATTGAATTTTTTGGCTGAATTTCCTGTCAATATGTGCTTCTCAATCCATCCAATGGGGTGTATATACAGAAAAAACTGACAAGTCGTTTCATATTTCCCTGCAGAATTTTGTTGATCTAGCAGGAAGCGAGCGGGCATCTCAAGCACAATCAGTAGGGCAAAGACTCAAAGAGGGCTGCCATATAAACCGTAGTTTATTAACTCTGGGGACAGTCATTCGCAAACTCAGGTTGATTGATCCTAAAACCTTTCATTTTCCCTTGTTATATGCTAGCTACCCTGTAGTTGATAGTTGAAAGTACTAAGTCTCAACCATATTTCATGACATTGAGAGGCCTTATGTTTTGCCTTGAGACACTTCATATGATATCTATAATTGTCGATGTTTCTCTCTTCAGTTATTTTACAACCTAAATTTGTTGCAGCAAAGGAAGGCATGGGCATGTCAATTACAGAGACTCGAAGCTTACTCGCATACTGCAGCCTGCCTTAGGAGGCAATGCAAGAACCGCAATCATATGCACCTTAAACCCTTCTAGAAGCCATGTTGAGCAATCAAGAAACACACTTCTATTTGCAAGCTGTGCAAAGGAAGTATCTACGAATGCTAAGGTCAATGTTGTGATGTCTGACAAGGCATTAGTAAAACATCTGCAGAAAGAGGTTGCCAGGTTGGAAAGCGAGTTAAAAGCTCCAGGATCAACATGTGACCATGGACCATtgttgagaaagaaagacatgCACATTGAAAAGGTTCTGATTATCTTTTTTACGAACTACAGTACTTTAtgcacaatttaattattcgTGCAGTTTGTATACTCACCGTTCAGATTTTCGTAAATTGTATCCAGAACTTGGTTAATCCATTTATTTGGGCTGGTCAGTCTGTTGAAAATTTTAGTACCCATGTACCTAATAGGTTAGCTTCTTTTCTCAAATTGGCCTATTGGGTAACCTATAAATTGTTTTGACTGAACTAATTTTATAATGTAacaaatttacataaatttttACTCGTAATGCATACAACATCCCTAACGTTGCTAGTTCTATGTTATGCTGCTTTAATTGACAAATAACTGCATGCTTGATGTTCTGCCTTGATATCTGCAGTTGGAGAAAGAGATAAGGGAGCTGAAGAAGCAACGAGATCTTGCTCATTCTCGGATTGATGATCTACTAAGAGCCATTGAAAGTGAAAAAAGTTCTTCAAAAGCCAACAGTATTCAGTCTGTTAATGGAGTGGTTAAGCGCAATGGATCTTTGGATATTCTGCGCTCACAAAGCAGCCAGGTTTCTTATTCATCTGATGATGCATCTGATCCAAGCCAAATAACGGAAGAACCTATGTTGGCAACCGCAGAAGATTTTGATGAAGTCTCTACAGACATTCGCTGTATAGAGGTAGATGAATCTGCCAAAGATGGAACCTGCACTTCTTCTCGCCATTCAACAAGTGAGAGTGAAGAAAGCACGCCATTATCATCTGAACCACAGTTGTCGCCAGTTTCATCAGCACCACTTAGTGGCACGGATAACATTTACTCTCATGTTGCATTGGAGCAAAACATTCAAGGTTCATTGTTTAACCCTCACTCTGATGAAACATCTCCGAGCGCCTCAACTAGTACGACTGCTTCAGGAGGCTTACTACTGACAAGAAGCCGAAGTTGCCGAGCTAATATGATTACTGCACCACTTGACATGGGGAGTGATGAACAAAATGATAGCACACCTCCAACTATGTTGGAAAAGGACTTCACTGGAAGACCGGAAGGTGCCTTTCAGAGGAAGCAATGGAAACTTCCTCCTGTAATTTACGGCACTAATAGTGCCAGACTGACAGGAAACGTTTCTCAATCTACGGACTATAGTTCCTTCATAGATGATACTAAGAATGGAGACGGGGATGAGGATATACCGACTCTTGGCTCTTTTGTCGCAGGACTCAGGGAAATGGCAAAGCTTCAATACGAAAATCAAACTACAGATCAGGTTAGACTCATCCTATCATCATACTTGCTTTCCTTCATCCCTGTTTTAGAGGTGTTTGTTAAGGAGAGTCCTAACGAGAATCTATTTTTCTCCTCTCAGGTCCAACTGAAAGATGCAACAGATGGAAATAATACACGAGATGTTGCTTTGGATCCAATGAATGATTGGGCCATAAAGTTTGAGATGTTGCAGAAGTCGATAATCGAACTTTGGCAAGCTTGCAATGTATCACTGATACACAGGACATACTTCATCCTCCTTATTAAGGAAGATATGACAGATTCCATTTATATGGAGGTCGAGCATCGGAGATTATCCTTTCTCAAGGAAACATTCTCTAGGGGTAATTTTGCTGTTCAAGATGGCCGCACTCTTACACTGGCATCGAGGTATTTTTCTCGACTATCAACACTGTTGTACGAAAAGTAAAAAACCAACCTGAGCTTTCAAAATGCATATTTTGCAAATTTGTTGTTTATGTGTGGTTTCTTGGACCAAACAGCAAGAAAGCTCTTCGCCGCGAGAGGGAGATACTGAGCAGGCGTATGTCTAAAGCATTCACAGAAGATGAAAGAAACAGAATCTACGAGGAATGGGGTATCGACATCAACTCAAAACGAAGAAGGATGCGACTCGTCCAGCTTCTATGGAGAGACACCGAAGACATGAATCACATTAGGAAGAGCGGTGAAGTTGTTGCTAAGCTCATCGGCTTCTCCGTGCATGGGCAAGGCATGAAGGAGATGCTCGGCCTCAGCTTCATGCCGCCTCAGCGGATGATGAGCCGACGTTCCCTTAGGTGGATAAACAGTTGATGAGGATGCCTTGTTGTTACTATGTTTAtagattaaaactaaaaaaaattataggtTTCGTGATTTGTGATGACTTTTTGGTTTGAGCTGCTGCTTGTTTTTTTAAAAGTGTGGAGAAGGAAGTGTTCAAAATGATTTgatttttgtgtgtaatgtaacTATTATACTGGTGTTCTAGATAGTGTAAAAGATTCTATAACATACTACTCCACTTTCATTTCTTTGAAGAAAATTTGAAAACCGAACTCTGTATTTTTGTACTCCCTATCACTTAGCTAGTCGCAATTCgtatgttatttttgtttggatCATTAACTAACTATAGAACCAACGCTCACGTGCGGACACGGTATGTGCGTCAAACCCGACTCGAATCTAGGTTCGACACGACTCGAGGAAGTGACGCGTCAAACCCGACTCGAATCTAGGTTCGACACGACTCGAGGAAGTGAGAGGAGGCTGGTGTAATGGAAGTATGGAACAACTGAGTGAAAAGTGAGTCCCATTTATCAGAAATGGAATGAGACGTTTTATTGTGAACACCCAAAAAGCAAAAACTTTTTATTGTGGATGTGGTATAGTAGAGCGAGTGATGAAATGTTTGTACAAGTATTACTTAGCATAAATAAAAAGACACATGTTTGTACCACTAAGCATAAACAAAAAGAAACGTTTTATTGTGGatacataaaataataaaataagtttCGTAAGACATTTAACCATGGATTTAATATTTGTATAGCAGAACAAGTAGAATGTTTCATAGCATCTAAGCAGTTAGTACCATGAGAATATGCATTCTTTTTTTGGTTCATACCataaatatgttatttttaattttaaaaattattttctccTTATATGAGATTCATTCTCCAATAACAAtagtttaaatattttctctttcaaTTTCTCTAAATGGGGAGAATTTATAAACGGAGAACTAACGACGTCGTTTGCCGCAACATAAATTTCAAATGAAATAGACACACTGGTGAACAGAGAGAAGGGAGAAATGAGTTTGGCTACGGCGTCGTATGCAGCTCGTCGAGCAGTGCAGAAGGAGAGGGTTCGGATTCTCTATAGAAGAGCACTGAAGGATACTCTTAATTGGGCCGTTCATCGCCACCTCTTCTACAACGATGTACTTTTCTCTCTAGGGTTCATGCGCCTTGATTCCATCCAGTAGTTTTACTACTATACGTTTAAGAGCTCAAATGTATTggattatctttttattttgatgatttctcatttcttattttcattttcattccaAGGCTGATGCTCTCAGAGAGAAGTTTGAGGCAAACAGACAAGTGGTTCGTTATTTCTCTGAtcttaatttttcattttagttttttgACTTAATTATTCATTGGAAGGTGAACGTTTAGATGATTGTTATTTGAATTCGGTTTGAACTCATTGTTCTGATTAGTTATGGGTAGAAAATAGGCTTGGCGAAAATGAGGGATTTGATCGATAAAAAGATTTTGTAGAATTTGCAATTTAGGTATACGCCTAATTCTATTTAGAGCTGATTTCTAGCTGTAGGTTCACGAATGATTTACGATTCCCTCGTTAAGATAAAATCTGTTTCTTTGGTAAATGATGAGATAGGATTAGTCATTGTGTGATTGGATGAATGGATGATCACTATATGTTTCTAGCTATATGGCCTGAATAAATGTACATCGAATCGAATGTGATCGTGTGATCATGCCTAATAACTATTGCGTTGCCAAAGAAATGTATCCACTCTATTGATGCATTTCTGTTTTTCTATGTAATGCTGTGGCCTTACACACGATCACGCGATTCACGCCTAATATCTCCTGTGTTTCCAGAGAAATGTATCCACTGTATTGatgtgtttctgtttttctatataATACTGTGGCCTTTTCAGGAGGATATTGAACTCATTGATAGAATGATAGCTGATGGTGAAGCAAGCCACAACAAGTGGCGGCACCCCGATCCCTACATCGGTAATATGTTGGTTTAATGTTTAGATCGTATGATTAGCTATAACGCGAATGATTGCATTTCTAGGACTATAATTTATGGTCGAGTGTCTAGCTATTCATGTGTGAATACATTCTCCTATTCTCGAAATGCAAAGGGGTTATGGTGAACATGTCTATTATGAATTTTTACTGTACATAGGGAAGAGTGAGTAGTGCACGGCTTTAATCGCTTGCACAGATGCACGTATGTTTTTAGGTAGAATAATTTGCTTCACAGTGAGGGTGGGAACCAAGTAAAGTTATGCTCTCGTCAACAAGAGAGAGCTAACATATTCTGAATTCATGTTCTTGGATAGGTTTTAACAAAATTTCCATCCTACAGACCTCAAATTTGCTCTAGAATTCTTGTATGACATGAGAAATTGGTATTCTGCATTTCTTgctttcttttctttgtttctttTCTATTTCAAAATTGAATTAGTTGGAGGTGTCATTTGTTATTGAGAAATATATGATTCTGGTCAAATTGATTTAACATGTCAACGCTAGTTTGGACATACTATTTGAGGGCTGACAATCATTCTATGTGAACAGTTCCATGGGCGCCCGGCGGCTCTAAGTTTTGCCGAAACCCAACACCACCTCCTGGGGTAATTTATCAAAGACTTGCTGCTTCTTGTGCTTTCTATAGCTGGTTGTAGATCTGATTTTCCTTTCTGCCCTTTTTATTGCATGTTTCGGCTTAGTACCTTCTATAGCTGGTAATTTATATTTCTGATGAATAAGTCTATATCATTTTGGTTCTATGAAGTCCATTGTCCATCATATTATAGGGGTGGATGTGTTTGACTGTTCAGCTTAGTTGTGTGATTGGTATGAGGAGAGAGAGATAGGTGGTGGGGTGGGATTTATTTCCCTATGTCAAGTTAATTATTTCGTATTTCTTTTCTGGACGACCCAAGTATATGAGtcatttcctcttttggcaAAAATCAACCCGTTTaatctctttttctttatttcctcTTCActcatctattttattctctcttcttttaacTCACTGAATACCACtttcttaaattccgtgccaAAAGAAACGTCTCGATTAAAttagaacggatggagtatatatttctAGAAGTAGCCTTTGTATATTGAACAAGTGAAACCTTTCATTTGCTTGGTCTGAAGCACTATAGTTTGAAATTGTTTGCTGTCCTCTTCTAAATGTATTTAAAGAACTGTCGTTTTGTGTTTACAACGCCACATTGCTTTATATCATCTTGTTAAGTACTCCTATGGAGTATTATCCGATAGCTCCCACAGCTTACTCTTTCTTGCTGCTGCAGATTGAGATAATACATAACTATGGTCGCGAAGAAAATGAATGAAGTACAATT from Salvia splendens isolate huo1 chromosome 9, SspV2, whole genome shotgun sequence includes:
- the LOC121747768 gene encoding kinesin-like protein KIN-7F, with the protein product MGAMGGDDLIDWEKMQELGNGTEEKILVLVRLRPLNEKEIAQNDVADWECINSTTILYRNSLQERSGLPTAYSFDRVFRGDCKTREVYDEEIKDIALSVVGGINSTIFAYGQTSSGKTYTMNGITEYTVADIYEYMKMHDERAFALKFSAMEIYNEVVRDLLSSDNNQLRLLDDPEKGMIIEKLTEETLRDWNHLKELLSICEAQRQIGETSLNEKSSRSHQILRLTIESSAREFIGKSNSTTLAASVNFVDLAGSERASQAQSVGQRLKEGCHINRSLLTLGTVIRKLSKGRHGHVNYRDSKLTRILQPALGGNARTAIICTLNPSRSHVEQSRNTLLFASCAKEVSTNAKVNVVMSDKALVKHLQKEVARLESELKAPGSTCDHGPLLRKKDMHIEKLEKEIRELKKQRDLAHSRIDDLLRAIESEKSSSKANSIQSVNGVVKRNGSLDILRSQSSQVSYSSDDASDPSQITEEPMLATAEDFDEVSTDIRCIEVDESAKDGTCTSSRHSTSESEESTPLSSEPQLSPVSSAPLSGTDNIYSHVALEQNIQGSLFNPHSDETSPSASTSTTASGGLLLTRSRSCRANMITAPLDMGSDEQNDSTPPTMLEKDFTGRPEGAFQRKQWKLPPVIYGTNSARLTGNVSQSTDYSSFIDDTKNGDGDEDIPTLGSFVAGLREMAKLQYENQTTDQVQLKDATDGNNTRDVALDPMNDWAIKFEMLQKSIIELWQACNVSLIHRTYFILLIKEDMTDSIYMEVEHRRLSFLKETFSRGNFAVQDGRTLTLASSKKALRREREILSRRMSKAFTEDERNRIYEEWGIDINSKRRRMRLVQLLWRDTEDMNHIRKSGEVVAKLIGFSVHGQGMKEMLGLSFMPPQRMMSRRSLRWINS
- the LOC121748848 gene encoding NADH dehydrogenase [ubiquinone] 1 beta subcomplex subunit 9-like gives rise to the protein MSLATASYAARRAVQKERVRILYRRALKDTLNWAVHRHLFYNDADALREKFEANRQVEDIELIDRMIADGEASHNKWRHPDPYIVPWAPGGSKFCRNPTPPPGIEIIHNYGREENE
- the LOC121748820 gene encoding putative nuclease HARBI1, coding for MTGVLDKIQEPSISMDDFDIELDEMELVAVAAGYHYYNSLMKQPARSLSPKGFFMAELLSGPDDLWREMYRMDKHVFHKLSDTLRQRDMLRDTPGVVIEEQLAIFLNIVGHNERNRVIQERYQHSGETISRHFNNVLKAIKSLSSEFLQPPSLTTPTEIHKSNRLYPYFEDCIGVIDGMHIPAHVPAKDQSRFRNRRGVLSQNVLVACTFDLQFIFVYPGWEGSAADSRVLRAVLSDPDQNFPKVPEGKYYLVDMGYDNMDGFMAPYKGVRYHLHEYRGANLLPRNAKELFNHRHASVSNAIRRSCSVLKERFPILKLAPQYAFHIQRDIVIAACVIHNHIRREEENDWLFHSNEIPADESPDLDEQPDLQSPFSVHEQMASERRDTIAGMMWNDFMNKCDEW